The following is a genomic window from uncultured Hyphomonas sp..
GGTCGGCGACAAGGTAAAAAAAGGCGACACGCTGATGCTGGTCGAGGCCATGAAGACCTTCAACCCGGTCGAAGCCGACCGCGCCGGCACAGTGAAAGCGATCTACGTTTCCGATTCACAGCCTGTCGAATTTGGCGAACCGCTCATTCTGATCGAGTAGCATGACCGAACAACGCACCATCCATAAGGTCCTCATCGCGAATCGCGGTGAGATCGCGCTGCGCATTCACCGCGCCTGCAAGGAAATGGGCCTTGCCACGGTCGTCGTGCACTCCGAGGCCGACCGAGATGCCATGGCAGTCCGGCTGGCCGACGAAAGCGTTTGCATCGGCCCGGCGCCCTCTTCCCAGAGTTATCTGAAAAAGTCGCAAATCCTGGCGGCCGCCGAGATCACAGGCGCCGACGCCATCCACCCCGGCTATGGCTTCTTGTCGGAAAACGCCCAGTTCGCGGAAATGGTCGAGGCGCATGGCCTCGCCTTCATCGGACCAACGGCTGAGCATATCCGGATCATGGGCGACAAGATCGCCGCCAAGCAGGCAATGATCGATGCTGGCGTGCCGTGCGTGCCGGGCTCTGATGGTGCCGTCACGTCCATCGCTGACGCCAAGAAAGCGGCGAAAAAGATCGGCTTCCCGGTTCTGGTGAAAGCATCCGCCGGCGGTGGTGGTCGCGGCATGAAGCTGGCCAAGACCGAAGCGGATCTCGAAAACGCCGTCAGGACGGCAAAGACGGAAGCCAAAGCGGCTTTTGGCGACGATGCGGTCTACCTGGAGAAATACCTTCAGGGCCCGCGTCACATCGAAGTTCAGGTGATCGCCGATACGCACGGCAACGTGGCTCATCTCTGGGAGCGCGATTGCTCCCTGCAGCGCCGGAACCAGAAGGTTTTCGAAGAAGCCCCCTCACCAGAGCTGAACCAGGCCCAGCGCGAAGAGATCGGCATGATCTGCGCTAAAGCCATGGAAAAGCTTGGCTATCGCGGCGCTGGTACGATTGAGTTCCTTTACGAAGACGGGCGCTTCTACTTCATCGAAATGAACACCCGTCTTCAGGTGGAGCACCCGGTGACCGAAATGATCACCGGTATCGACCTTGTTCGCGAGCAGATCCGGATCGCTGAAGGCAAGAAGCTTTCCTTCAGCCAGGAAGATGTGCTGCTCGTCGGCCATGCGATTGAGTGCCGGATCAATGCCGAACACCCGGAAACCTTTGTCCCCTCTCCTGGTCTCATCTCGGATTTCCATGCGCCGGGCGGCCCGGACGTACGCCTGGATAGCGCCGCCTATGCCGGCTATCGCATCCCGCCGCACTACGACTCCCTGATCGGCAAGCTGATCGTGCATGGTCGTACACGCCGGGAATGCCTGATGCGTCTGCGACGGGCTCTTTCCGAAATGGTTGTAGGCGGCGTTCACACGACGCTGGACCTGCACCGGCGTCTGGTGGAGAACGAGGACGTCCAGAACGGCGACTACAACATCCACTGGCTGGAGAAATTCCTCGCCGAGAACAAGATCGGCGATTGAGGCAGCCCTGAGGAAAAGGCCTGACGCGGCACAGCGCCGGATAGACACCTGACCAGCAACGTCTCCATATAAGGACCATGTCTGCACGGTTCGGCACAAACGATCTTCTCGCCTGCTATCGCCGGGGTGTTTTCCCCATGGGCGATGCCCGGGATGATCCGAACCTGTTCCTGGTTGACCCGGACATGCGGGGAATCCTGCCGCTGGATGGTTTCCACGTTCCCAAGCGCCTGAAACGACGCGTAAAGCAGGAGCCGTACCGCGTTACCGCCGATACCGCTTTCACACGCGTCATGGAGATGTGTGCGGAAAGCGCGGGCGGGCGTGAGACTACATGGATCAATTCGACGATCCTGAACCTCTACAGCGCCCTTCATCGCGAAGGGCACGCCCATTCAGTAGAATGTTGGGACGACACCGGCGCACTCGTGGGGGGATTGTACGGTGTCGCGCTGGGCGGCGCCTTCTTTGGCGAGAGTATGTTCTCCCGCGCAACGGATGCATCCAAAATCGCGCTGGTTCACCTCGTCGCCCGGTTGATTGAAGGTGGCTTTACGCTGCTGGATGCGCAGTTTCATAACCCGCACCTGGAACAGTTCGGCCTGATCGAAATCCCCAGGGCTGATTTCAAGCGCCGCCTTAAGGCAGCAATGGAAGTCAGTGCGGATTTTTACTGCGGACGATCCGGATCGTCCGGCAGCTTCACGGGATCTGGTGCCGTGCAACGGATCACCCAGATATCATAAACAGGATGCTCCAGTGCGCTCAGGCCTGGGGACGATGCAAACATCCAGCCTGAGAACAGTTCCGGGTTTTCCTCGCTCACCGTGTCCACGTCATTGGCATCCACGGCCGCATCCATGGTCTCCACGGCGACGGGCTGGGTGGAGAAAATCTTGAGGAACGCTGCGCTTTCCGGCGCCTCTTCAGGAGGCGTCTGGTAGCAGACTTCCAGTTCCACCTTCAGCGATCCGAAGACGACGGGCTGCCCGACGACAACTTCGATGTCGGTAGACCGGCCTGTAATCTTGTCGAGCGCGCGCAGCGTGGCCTTGTCTTTCTGGACATAAGTCGCGGCATGCGCCGCCCCTACGAGTCCAGCAACAACGGCTACCGCAGCAAGCGCTCGAAACATCACTGATCTCCGTCCAGAGGATAAGCGTCGTCAGCTTCCGGTGCAGGCTCTGACGCCGCAGCATCATCTCCGCCGCTATTGCCGCCGCCTGATGCGAAGGACGCAAACAGGGTCAGCAGATCGACGCTTCCGCGCGTATACCGGATCTCACCGGAGCCATCTTGCGCGATGTTGTCAAAGCTTCCGCCTGGCTCCAGCGCCACATAGGCGCCGCCCAGCAGGCCATCAGTGGAAATCCGTGCGTCGGTGTCATCCGGAAGCTGCCACTTCTTGTCGAGGCTCATCGTCATGACCGCCTCAAAGCGCTGCGGATCGCCTTCAATCGCTTTGACCACGCCGGCTTTCACGCCCGCGATACGGACATCCGCCCCGCGTTCAATTCCGCTGATGTTGTTGAACCGCGCTTTCAGTTCATAGCGATCAGGCCCAGCAGACGCTTCACCACCGCGCGCAATGGCGAACCAGAGGAAAACGCCGGCGACGGCAACCACAAGCGCACCGACCAGGGTTTCGAACAGCGACTCACGCATCAGGTGACCATGCTTCGTAGTCGCCAGTTGCTTTCTGGCGATGACCGCCACCCGACAAGCTGCCCTTCGGCTTGGTCGCCCAAGGCGTGCCGGTCATGTTCGGTTTGTGATCGGTTTCCCATTCCCGGCGGGTGAGCGGAGACTTGGTCGGCGGCTCATCCACGGTGTGGTGCAGCCAGCCGTGCCAGTCGGCCGGAACCTTGGACGGTTCTGCGAGACCTTTGTACATCACGTAGCGGCGGCGGCGACCTTCGATCGAGGGCTTGCGCTCCTCGAAGTAGCGGTTGCCGTATTCGTCCGTGCCGACGAAAGTGGAACGCCGTCCGATATCGAACGCCGCGCCGAGCGTATGGCCGCTCCACCAGGTAAAGAG
Proteins encoded in this region:
- the accC gene encoding acetyl-CoA carboxylase biotin carboxylase subunit — protein: MTEQRTIHKVLIANRGEIALRIHRACKEMGLATVVVHSEADRDAMAVRLADESVCIGPAPSSQSYLKKSQILAAAEITGADAIHPGYGFLSENAQFAEMVEAHGLAFIGPTAEHIRIMGDKIAAKQAMIDAGVPCVPGSDGAVTSIADAKKAAKKIGFPVLVKASAGGGGRGMKLAKTEADLENAVRTAKTEAKAAFGDDAVYLEKYLQGPRHIEVQVIADTHGNVAHLWERDCSLQRRNQKVFEEAPSPELNQAQREEIGMICAKAMEKLGYRGAGTIEFLYEDGRFYFIEMNTRLQVEHPVTEMITGIDLVREQIRIAEGKKLSFSQEDVLLVGHAIECRINAEHPETFVPSPGLISDFHAPGGPDVRLDSAAYAGYRIPPHYDSLIGKLIVHGRTRRECLMRLRRALSEMVVGGVHTTLDLHRRLVENEDVQNGDYNIHWLEKFLAENKIGD
- the aat gene encoding leucyl/phenylalanyl-tRNA--protein transferase; the encoded protein is MSARFGTNDLLACYRRGVFPMGDARDDPNLFLVDPDMRGILPLDGFHVPKRLKRRVKQEPYRVTADTAFTRVMEMCAESAGGRETTWINSTILNLYSALHREGHAHSVECWDDTGALVGGLYGVALGGAFFGESMFSRATDASKIALVHLVARLIEGGFTLLDAQFHNPHLEQFGLIEIPRADFKRRLKAAMEVSADFYCGRSGSSGSFTGSGAVQRITQIS
- a CDS encoding DUF2155 domain-containing protein; this translates as MFRALAAVAVVAGLVGAAHAATYVQKDKATLRALDKITGRSTDIEVVVGQPVVFGSLKVELEVCYQTPPEEAPESAAFLKIFSTQPVAVETMDAAVDANDVDTVSEENPELFSGWMFASSPGLSALEHPVYDIWVIRCTAPDPVKLPDDPDRPQ
- the mlaD gene encoding outer membrane lipid asymmetry maintenance protein MlaD translates to MRESLFETLVGALVVAVAGVFLWFAIARGGEASAGPDRYELKARFNNISGIERGADVRIAGVKAGVVKAIEGDPQRFEAVMTMSLDKKWQLPDDTDARISTDGLLGGAYVALEPGGSFDNIAQDGSGEIRYTRGSVDLLTLFASFASGGGNSGGDDAAASEPAPEADDAYPLDGDQ
- a CDS encoding NADH:ubiquinone oxidoreductase subunit NDUFA12 — encoded protein: MLKTLFTWWSGHTLGAAFDIGRRSTFVGTDEYGNRYFEERKPSIEGRRRRYVMYKGLAEPSKVPADWHGWLHHTVDEPPTKSPLTRREWETDHKPNMTGTPWATKPKGSLSGGGHRQKATGDYEAWSPDA